In Firmicutes bacterium ASF500, a single genomic region encodes these proteins:
- the glnS gene encoding Glutamine--tRNA ligase has protein sequence MSDEIKIDNAEEQESQNFIHQFITEDIAEGGRCAGMQVHTRFPPEPNGYLHIGHCKALTIDFGTAEKFGGICNLRMDDTNPTKEDEEFVDAIKEDIHWLGFDWGDRFFYGSDYFEEDYRQAELLIQKGLAYVCQLTPEEFKEYRGGVGVPARSPWRDRPIEESLDLFRRMRAGEFPDGAMTLRAKIDLASGNFNMRDPVIYRINHLPHHRHGNKWCIYPMYDFAHPIQDALENITHSLCSLEFEAHRPLYNWVIENCDLPSKPRQIEFARLGIDHTVMSKRKLRRLVEEGRVAGWDDPRMPTLCGLRRRGYTPRSIRNFCERIGVAKSANVVEYAFLEHCLREDLNDHAQRAMAVLRPVKLVITNYPAGQSETFEVENNPNDPGAGTRSVTFSRELWVEAEDFLPEPIPKYKRLYPGGPECRLKGAYLIQCVGYQTDEAGNITEIAAEYDPDSKGGNPADGRKVKGATIHWVDAATAVDAEVRLYDNLFADENPDSGDKDFLECLNPDSLEVLTGCKLEASLASAQPADRFQFLRLGYFCADSKDTAPGALVFNRAVSLKDGFKPGK, from the coding sequence ATGTCTGATGAAATCAAAATCGACAACGCGGAAGAACAGGAGAGCCAGAATTTTATCCACCAGTTCATTACGGAGGACATCGCCGAGGGGGGGCGCTGTGCCGGGATGCAGGTCCACACCCGTTTTCCCCCCGAGCCCAACGGTTATCTGCATATCGGCCACTGCAAGGCCCTGACCATCGACTTCGGTACCGCCGAGAAATTCGGCGGCATCTGCAACCTGCGCATGGACGACACCAACCCCACCAAGGAGGACGAGGAGTTTGTGGACGCCATCAAGGAGGACATCCACTGGCTGGGCTTCGACTGGGGGGACCGGTTTTTCTATGGTTCGGACTACTTTGAGGAGGACTACCGTCAGGCCGAGCTGCTGATCCAGAAGGGGCTGGCCTATGTCTGCCAGCTGACCCCCGAGGAGTTTAAGGAGTACCGGGGCGGCGTGGGTGTCCCCGCCCGCTCCCCCTGGCGGGACCGGCCCATCGAGGAGAGCCTGGACCTGTTCCGCCGGATGCGGGCAGGGGAATTTCCCGATGGAGCCATGACCCTCCGGGCCAAGATCGACCTGGCCAGCGGCAACTTCAATATGCGGGACCCGGTGATCTATCGGATCAACCACCTGCCCCACCACCGCCACGGAAACAAGTGGTGCATCTATCCCATGTACGACTTCGCCCACCCCATCCAGGACGCCCTGGAGAACATCACCCACTCCCTCTGCTCCCTGGAGTTTGAGGCCCACCGGCCCCTGTATAACTGGGTCATTGAAAACTGCGACCTGCCCAGCAAGCCCCGGCAGATTGAGTTCGCCCGGCTGGGCATTGACCACACCGTCATGTCCAAGCGGAAGCTGCGCCGCCTGGTGGAGGAGGGCCGGGTGGCCGGCTGGGACGACCCCCGTATGCCCACCCTGTGCGGCCTGCGCCGCCGGGGTTACACCCCCCGTTCCATCCGGAACTTCTGCGAGCGCATCGGCGTGGCCAAGTCGGCCAACGTGGTGGAGTACGCCTTCCTGGAGCACTGCCTGCGGGAGGACCTGAACGACCATGCCCAGCGGGCTATGGCGGTGCTGCGGCCCGTCAAGCTGGTCATTACCAACTACCCCGCCGGCCAGAGCGAGACTTTCGAGGTGGAGAATAACCCCAACGACCCCGGCGCCGGCACCCGGAGCGTCACCTTCTCTCGGGAGCTGTGGGTGGAGGCGGAGGACTTCCTCCCCGAGCCCATCCCCAAGTACAAGCGCCTCTATCCCGGCGGGCCCGAGTGCCGTTTGAAGGGGGCCTACCTCATTCAATGCGTGGGCTATCAGACCGACGAGGCAGGCAACATCACCGAGATCGCCGCCGAATACGACCCGGACTCCAAGGGGGGCAACCCCGCCGACGGCCGGAAGGTGAAGGGGGCCACCATCCACTGGGTGGACGCCGCCACCGCCGTGGACGCGGAGGTCCGTCTGTACGACAACCTCTTCGCCGACGAGAACCCCGACAGCGGCGACAAGGACTTTTTGGAGTGCCTGAACCCCGACTCCCTGGAGGTGCTCACCGGCTGTAAGCTGGAGGCATCTCTGGCCTCCGCCCAGCCCGCCGACCGCTTCCAGTTCCTCCGCCTGGGCTACTTCTGCGCCGACTCCAAGGACACTGCCCCCGGCGCCCTGGTCTTTAACCGGGCTGTCAGCTTGAAGGACGGCTTTAAGCCCGGAAAATAA
- the cymR gene encoding HTH-type transcriptional regulator CymR: MLISTKGRYALRVMIDLAEHQSDGFIPLKEIAQRQDISEKYLESIIKLLVRAGMLSGLRGKGGGYKLTRAPEQYTVDAVLRLTENTLAPVSCLDEASGTCANAAECRTIALWQGLDRLISDYLSGITVGDLMRRESSGDNYVI; the protein is encoded by the coding sequence ATGTTGATTTCCACAAAGGGCCGCTACGCGCTGCGGGTGATGATTGATCTGGCCGAGCACCAGAGCGACGGCTTCATCCCGCTGAAGGAGATCGCCCAGCGGCAGGATATTTCGGAAAAATATCTGGAGAGCATCATCAAGCTGCTGGTGCGGGCCGGGATGCTCAGCGGCCTGCGGGGCAAGGGGGGCGGCTACAAGCTGACCAGGGCTCCGGAGCAGTACACAGTGGACGCCGTCCTCCGGCTGACGGAAAATACCCTGGCTCCCGTCTCCTGTCTGGACGAGGCCTCCGGCACCTGCGCCAACGCCGCGGAGTGCCGTACCATCGCCCTCTGGCAGGGGCTGGACAGGCTCATCAGCGACTATCTCAGCGGCATTACCGTGGGCGACCTGATGCGTCGGGAGTCCTCGGGAGACAATTATGTCATATAA
- the rpmA gene encoding 50S ribosomal protein L27 — MLNIGLQFFAHKKGVGSTRNGRDSKAKRLGVKRGDGQFVLAGNILVRQRGTHIHPGVNVGKGSDDTLFAMKSGRVKFERLGKDRKQVSIVEEAAAE, encoded by the coding sequence TTTACAGTTTTTCGCCCATAAAAAGGGCGTGGGCTCCACCCGCAATGGCCGTGATTCCAAGGCCAAGCGGCTGGGCGTGAAGCGGGGCGACGGTCAGTTTGTGCTGGCCGGCAACATTCTGGTCCGCCAGCGGGGCACCCACATCCACCCCGGCGTCAACGTGGGCAAGGGCAGCGACGACACCCTGTTCGCTATGAAGTCCGGCCGCGTGAAATTTGAGCGCCTGGGTAAGGACCGCAAGCAGGTCTCCATCGTGGAGGAAGCCGCCGCGGAGTAA
- the bar gene encoding Phosphinothricin N-acetyltransferase, translating into MDGIQIRTASVEDAAELLELYSHYVRRTAISFEWEIPTLEEFQGRVRRTLEQYPYLIAHQGGKLLGYAYAGPFVGRAAYGWSAELTIYLAPESAKRGIGRALYEALERALAEMGVCNLYACVGVPAEEEDEYLTFNSAQFHAHMGFVQCGEFHRCGCKFGRWYSMVWMEKLIGPHSPGQSPVRPFQGKISLDKALIPGL; encoded by the coding sequence ATGGACGGCATCCAAATCAGAACCGCTTCCGTGGAGGACGCGGCGGAGCTGCTGGAGCTGTACAGCCACTATGTCCGCCGGACCGCCATCTCCTTCGAGTGGGAGATCCCCACCCTGGAGGAGTTCCAGGGGCGCGTCCGCCGCACGCTGGAGCAATATCCTTACCTTATCGCCCACCAAGGCGGTAAGCTTCTGGGCTACGCCTACGCCGGCCCCTTCGTGGGCCGGGCGGCCTACGGCTGGTCCGCCGAGCTGACCATCTACCTGGCCCCGGAGTCCGCCAAGCGTGGGATTGGCCGGGCGCTGTATGAGGCGCTGGAGAGGGCGCTGGCGGAGATGGGGGTATGCAACCTGTACGCCTGCGTCGGCGTCCCGGCGGAGGAGGAGGACGAGTATCTGACCTTCAACAGCGCTCAGTTTCACGCCCACATGGGCTTCGTCCAGTGCGGGGAGTTTCACCGGTGCGGCTGTAAATTCGGCCGGTGGTACAGTATGGTCTGGATGGAAAAGCTGATTGGACCCCACAGCCCCGGCCAGAGCCCGGTCCGGCCATTCCAGGGGAAAATATCCCTTGACAAGGCTCTCATCCCCGGCTTATAA
- the purC gene encoding Phosphoribosylaminoimidazole-succinocarboxamide synthase, producing the protein MEKKELLYEGKAKKVYTTDDPQQLIVSYKDDATAFNGLKKGTIAGKGVINNKMSNLLMARLEKEGIPTHLVEELSERETLVKKVSIVPLEVIVRNISAGSFAKRYGVEEGIVFEQPTFELSYKNDDLGDPLMSEDHALALKLATAEELALIRRYALTVDKLMQEVWSECGVTLVDFKLEFGRLSDGTIVLADEISPDTCRLWDSETHEKLDKDRFRRDMGGVEAAYEQVMNRLTQHL; encoded by the coding sequence ATGGAGAAAAAGGAACTGCTCTACGAGGGCAAGGCTAAGAAGGTCTACACCACCGACGACCCCCAGCAGCTGATCGTCTCCTATAAGGACGACGCCACCGCCTTTAACGGCCTGAAAAAGGGCACCATCGCCGGCAAGGGCGTCATCAACAACAAGATGAGCAATCTGCTCATGGCCCGGCTGGAGAAGGAGGGCATCCCCACCCACCTGGTGGAGGAGCTCAGCGAGCGGGAGACGCTGGTAAAAAAGGTGTCCATCGTCCCCCTGGAGGTCATCGTGCGCAACATCTCCGCCGGCTCCTTCGCCAAGCGCTACGGCGTGGAGGAGGGCATTGTCTTCGAACAGCCCACCTTCGAGCTGTCCTATAAGAACGACGACCTGGGCGACCCCCTGATGAGCGAGGACCACGCCCTGGCTTTGAAGCTGGCCACCGCCGAGGAGCTGGCCCTGATCCGCAGGTATGCCCTCACGGTGGACAAGCTGATGCAGGAGGTGTGGTCCGAGTGCGGCGTCACTCTGGTGGACTTCAAACTGGAGTTCGGCCGTCTGTCCGACGGGACCATCGTCCTGGCCGACGAGATCAGCCCCGACACCTGCCGCCTCTGGGACTCCGAGACCCACGAGAAGCTGGACAAGGACCGCTTCCGCCGGGACATGGGCGGCGTGGAGGCCGCCTATGAGCAGGTCATGAACCGCCTGACTCAGCACCTTTAA
- the ybiT gene encoding putative ABC transporter ATP-binding protein YbiT: MITVTDLSLNYSGTPLFSHVDLQFLRGNCYGIIGANGAGKSTFLKILSGELDSTSGQVSILPNIRMSVLKQDQNAYDAYHVMDTVIMGNQRLYNIGKEKDALYAKEEMTDEDGLLACQLEEEYAELGGWEAESDASRILQGLGIGTEYHYSDMATLDARLKVKVLLAQALFGNPDLLMMDEPTNNLDIDAVNWLEDFLLDFEGTVIVVSHDRHFLNTVCTHIVDIDYGKIKMYVGNYDFWYESSQLVQQLIKSQNKRNEEKIKELQDFISRFSANKSKSKQATARRKLLDKLTVEEMPASSRRYPWVGFSPDREVGKDILFVTDVSKTIDGVKVLDKVSFIVGHDEKIAFVGDNENAHTVLFKILAGELEPDEGSVKWGQTATFSYFPKDNSPYFQENEDDLVQWLRQFSPDPQEQYLRGFLGRMLFSGDEVHKPVKVLSGGEKVRCMLSRMMLSGANVLMLDQPTNHLDLESIAALNKGLEAVKCNVLVASHDHQLIQTVCNRVFDFTADGKLIDRKTTYDDYLAAQREE, encoded by the coding sequence ATGATCACTGTCACTGACCTGAGCCTGAATTACAGCGGCACTCCGCTGTTTTCTCATGTAGACCTGCAATTCCTCCGGGGCAACTGCTACGGCATCATCGGCGCCAACGGGGCCGGTAAGTCCACCTTCCTGAAAATCCTGTCCGGGGAGCTGGACTCCACCTCCGGGCAGGTGTCCATCCTGCCCAACATCCGCATGTCGGTGTTGAAGCAGGACCAGAACGCCTACGACGCCTATCACGTGATGGACACCGTCATCATGGGCAACCAGCGCCTCTACAACATCGGCAAGGAGAAGGACGCCCTATACGCCAAGGAGGAGATGACCGACGAGGACGGGCTCTTGGCCTGCCAGCTGGAGGAGGAGTACGCCGAACTGGGGGGCTGGGAGGCGGAATCCGACGCCAGCCGTATCCTCCAGGGCCTGGGCATCGGCACCGAGTACCACTACAGCGACATGGCCACCCTGGACGCCCGCCTCAAGGTGAAGGTCCTGCTGGCCCAGGCGCTGTTCGGCAACCCCGACCTCCTGATGATGGACGAGCCCACCAACAACCTGGACATCGACGCCGTCAACTGGCTGGAGGACTTTCTGCTGGACTTCGAGGGTACGGTGATTGTGGTGTCCCACGACCGGCACTTCCTCAACACCGTCTGTACCCACATCGTGGACATTGACTACGGCAAAATCAAAATGTATGTGGGCAACTACGACTTCTGGTACGAGTCCTCCCAGCTGGTCCAGCAGCTCATCAAGAGCCAGAACAAGCGCAACGAGGAGAAAATCAAGGAGTTGCAGGACTTTATCTCCCGCTTCTCCGCCAACAAGTCCAAGAGCAAGCAGGCCACCGCCCGGCGTAAGCTCCTGGACAAGCTCACCGTGGAGGAGATGCCCGCCTCCTCCCGCCGCTACCCCTGGGTGGGCTTCTCCCCCGACCGGGAGGTGGGCAAAGACATCCTCTTTGTCACCGACGTGTCCAAGACCATCGACGGGGTAAAGGTGCTGGACAAGGTGTCCTTCATCGTGGGCCACGACGAGAAGATCGCCTTTGTGGGGGACAACGAAAACGCCCACACCGTCCTCTTTAAAATTCTGGCCGGCGAGCTGGAGCCCGACGAGGGCAGTGTGAAGTGGGGCCAGACCGCCACCTTCTCCTACTTCCCCAAGGACAACAGCCCCTATTTCCAGGAGAACGAGGACGACCTGGTCCAGTGGCTGCGCCAGTTCTCCCCCGACCCCCAGGAGCAGTACCTCCGGGGTTTCCTGGGCCGGATGCTCTTCTCCGGGGACGAGGTCCACAAGCCGGTGAAGGTGCTGTCCGGCGGCGAGAAGGTGCGGTGTATGCTGTCCCGGATGATGTTGTCCGGGGCCAACGTCCTCATGCTGGACCAGCCCACCAACCACCTGGACCTGGAGTCCATCGCCGCCCTGAACAAGGGGCTGGAGGCCGTCAAATGCAACGTGCTGGTAGCCTCCCACGACCATCAGCTGATCCAGACGGTGTGCAACCGGGTCTTTGACTTCACCGCCGACGGCAAGCTCATCGACCGCAAGACCACCTATGACGACTACCTGGCCGCCCAGCGGGAGGAGTAA
- the dapH gene encoding 2,3,4,5-tetrahydropyridine-2,6-dicarboxylate N-acetyltransferase, with amino-acid sequence MDIREKQHGGMLYLLGDESLQREQLRCLDLLHEFNQIGPNVVLAGTGHPICPELRERGYQYTAPVRIGRNCWLGANVVVVPGVTIGDNVVVGAGSVVTHDLPDNVIAVGNPCKILREVNDHDREYYFRDRKIDPKL; translated from the coding sequence TTGGATATCCGTGAAAAACAGCACGGCGGGATGCTCTACCTCCTGGGGGACGAGTCCCTCCAGCGGGAGCAGCTGCGCTGTCTGGACCTGCTGCATGAGTTCAACCAGATCGGGCCCAACGTGGTGCTGGCCGGGACGGGACACCCCATCTGCCCTGAGCTGCGGGAGCGTGGTTATCAGTATACGGCCCCTGTCCGCATCGGCCGAAACTGCTGGCTGGGGGCCAACGTGGTGGTGGTGCCCGGCGTCACCATTGGGGACAACGTCGTGGTAGGGGCGGGCAGCGTGGTCACCCATGACCTGCCCGACAACGTGATCGCCGTGGGCAACCCCTGCAAAATTCTGCGTGAGGTAAACGACCACGACCGGGAATACTACTTCAGAGACCGTAAAATAGACCCGAAGCTGTAA
- the obg gene encoding GTPase Obg: MAAPFVDTAKITVRSGNGGNGVVSFHREKYVANGGPDGGDGGRGGDIVVEVNDHMSTLMDFRYKRKYTAGNGADGAGKRCTGRDGEDLVIRVPRGTIIRDAETREIIQDMSQTDRFVLCRGGRGGWGNQHFATPTRQVPRFAKAGLPGQSRDVVLELKLLADVGLVGFPNVGKSTLLSVVSRAQPKIANYHFTTLFPNLGVVYVEEGVSFVMADIPGIIEGAAEGAGLGHDFLRHIDRCRLLIHVVDVSGSEGRDPVADFEAINQELKQYSPELAGRNMIVAANKVDIMDDPALLDKLRAHVEGLGLELMEISAAAHQGTRELVLRAAQLLQELPPVTVYEPTYVERPPEVDTGGAVDIQEFNGTWVVDAPWLQRLIANVNFGDYESRNWFDQKLRQSGLFDKLEELGIKDGDIVSMYDLEFEYQR; this comes from the coding sequence ATGGCAGCACCCTTTGTAGATACGGCGAAGATCACCGTCCGCTCCGGGAACGGGGGCAACGGCGTGGTGTCCTTCCACCGGGAGAAGTACGTGGCCAACGGCGGCCCAGACGGGGGCGACGGCGGCCGGGGCGGCGACATTGTGGTGGAGGTCAACGACCACATGTCCACCCTGATGGATTTTCGCTACAAGCGCAAGTACACCGCCGGAAACGGAGCCGACGGTGCGGGCAAGCGGTGCACCGGCCGGGACGGGGAGGACCTGGTCATCCGTGTCCCCCGGGGCACAATTATCCGGGACGCCGAGACCCGGGAGATCATTCAGGACATGTCCCAGACCGACCGGTTCGTCCTGTGCCGGGGGGGCCGGGGGGGCTGGGGCAACCAGCACTTCGCCACCCCCACCCGTCAGGTGCCCCGGTTCGCCAAGGCCGGTCTGCCCGGCCAGAGCCGGGACGTGGTACTGGAGTTGAAGCTGCTGGCCGACGTGGGCCTGGTGGGCTTCCCCAATGTGGGCAAGTCCACCCTGCTCTCCGTGGTCAGCCGGGCCCAGCCCAAGATCGCCAACTACCACTTCACCACCCTCTTCCCCAACCTGGGGGTGGTCTATGTGGAGGAGGGGGTGTCCTTCGTCATGGCGGACATCCCCGGCATCATTGAGGGAGCCGCCGAGGGGGCCGGTCTGGGCCACGACTTTTTGCGGCACATCGACCGGTGCCGCCTGCTCATCCATGTAGTGGACGTGTCCGGCTCCGAGGGCCGGGACCCGGTGGCCGACTTTGAGGCCATCAACCAGGAGCTGAAACAGTACTCCCCCGAGCTGGCCGGACGGAACATGATCGTCGCCGCCAACAAGGTGGACATTATGGACGACCCCGCCCTGCTGGACAAGCTCCGGGCCCATGTGGAGGGCCTGGGGCTGGAGCTGATGGAAATTTCCGCCGCCGCCCACCAGGGCACCCGGGAGCTGGTCCTGCGCGCCGCCCAGCTCCTCCAGGAGCTGCCCCCCGTCACCGTCTACGAGCCCACCTATGTGGAGCGCCCCCCCGAGGTGGACACCGGCGGGGCGGTGGATATCCAGGAGTTCAACGGCACCTGGGTGGTGGACGCCCCCTGGCTCCAGCGGCTCATCGCCAACGTCAACTTCGGAGACTACGAGTCCCGGAACTGGTTCGACCAGAAGCTGCGCCAGTCCGGTCTGTTCGACAAGCTGGAGGAGCTGGGCATCAAGGACGGGGATATCGTGTCCATGTATGACCTGGAATTTGAGTATCAGCGATAA
- the trxB gene encoding Thioredoxin reductase, with protein MTYDIIILGSGPAGLAAAIAARGRDKSVLVIGNPWQDSPLAKAERVDNYPGLPGRTGLELLEELYGHAVALGTEFVVGKALSLLEWDGFSITVGSEVYQGKALILAPGVVRQAKYPGEETYLGRGVSYCATCDGMLYRGKPVVVVGLAPDAPQEAGYLSSLGCQVVYVSPQPPKGLPEGIPYVKAGRLAVQGEQSVIGLEADGALLPCSGVFILRRAVAPTDLLPGLAAKEGAIQVDRRMATNLSGVFAAGDCTGGPLQVSKAVGEGHVAALSACEYLDQ; from the coding sequence ATGACATACGACATCATCATATTGGGCTCCGGTCCCGCGGGACTGGCCGCCGCCATCGCCGCCCGGGGGCGGGACAAAAGCGTCCTGGTCATCGGCAACCCCTGGCAGGACAGCCCGCTGGCCAAGGCGGAGCGGGTAGACAACTACCCCGGCCTCCCCGGCCGGACGGGCCTGGAGCTTCTGGAGGAGCTCTATGGGCACGCCGTCGCCCTGGGCACAGAATTTGTGGTGGGCAAGGCCCTGTCCCTTCTGGAGTGGGACGGCTTCTCCATCACTGTAGGCAGTGAGGTCTATCAGGGCAAGGCCCTGATCCTGGCCCCCGGTGTGGTCCGTCAGGCCAAGTACCCCGGCGAGGAGACCTATCTGGGCCGGGGGGTGAGCTACTGCGCCACCTGCGACGGGATGCTCTATCGCGGCAAGCCGGTGGTCGTGGTGGGCCTGGCCCCCGACGCCCCCCAGGAGGCCGGTTATCTCAGCAGTCTGGGCTGTCAGGTGGTCTACGTCTCCCCCCAGCCGCCCAAGGGCCTGCCGGAGGGCATCCCCTATGTGAAGGCCGGGAGGCTGGCCGTTCAGGGGGAGCAGTCGGTCATCGGACTGGAGGCCGACGGAGCCCTTCTCCCCTGCTCCGGGGTGTTCATCCTCCGCCGGGCGGTGGCCCCCACCGACCTTCTGCCCGGTCTGGCCGCCAAGGAGGGGGCCATCCAGGTGGACCGGCGCATGGCCACCAACCTCTCCGGGGTCTTTGCCGCCGGGGACTGCACCGGCGGGCCCCTCCAGGTGTCCAAGGCGGTGGGCGAGGGCCATGTGGCCGCCCTGTCCGCCTGTGAATATCTGGACCAGTAG